A region of Cheilinus undulatus linkage group 10, ASM1832078v1, whole genome shotgun sequence DNA encodes the following proteins:
- the LOC121516797 gene encoding integrator complex subunit 10-like, with the protein MVAMGQSNDLRLLPCTSKAVLPFCLQLMLACFKLHAFTDNSDDLSLGHVAVLLQHDWPQGELLFLKAVDKICQQGSFQYENFFNYVTNIDMLEKFAYLCTPEGGRIQLEPLPNQGMLIRHHTVTRGITKGVKEDFRLAMERQVSRFGENLFSVLHHFCIEKIIIIQSLP; encoded by the exons atggTGGCTATGGGGCAAA GTAATGACCTGAGACTTCTGCCTTGCACCAGCAAAGCTGTGCTACCTTTCTGTCTCCAGCTGATGCTGGCCTGCTTTAAG CTCCATGCCTTCACAGACAACAGTGATGACCTGTCCCTTGGTCATGTGGCTGTGCTCCTTCAGCACGACTGGCCTCAGGGCGAGTTGCTGTTTTTGAAAGCAGTTGATAAGATCTGTCAGCAAGGCAGCTTCCAGTACGAAAATTTCTTCAACTATGTCACCA ACATTGACATGCTGGAGAAGTTTGCATACCTGTGTACCCCAGAAGGGGGAAGGATTCAGCTGGAGCCGCTGCCCAATCAGGGGATGCTCAT ccgACACCACACAGTGACTCGAGGAATCACAAAAGGAGTGAAGGAAGATTTCCGTCTGGCCATGGAGAGGCAGGTGTCGAGGTTTGGAGAGAACCTGTTCAGCGTGCTTCATCATTTCTGCATTGAgaaaatcatcatcatccagTCTCTGCCCTGA
- the LOC121516450 gene encoding toll-like receptor 6, with product MKPVIAVFWTAAMLVGLQQGVSSSDSAVDLSNRNLNSVSQDLPSTVEYLDLSNNHIQQLHRGDFTQTSLLRSLNMSLNRLEEIDQETFLDTPLLEVLDLSHNSLSCQHYLLHTKNLQVLNLTSNQFLTMTLGHEFSSLVNLERLALEAKNICRDDFRNMAAVNLQTLALSLEDNVGYEAESLKYVHAKKLQIIFSQGRSINQGLLSDALSFFVEVELVNLRDGYADIRSVLTNTVDIHTSHLSVTKFVISWKDITDTVNVLLSSSIAHFSVSGVTLFNLPQDDTYVIETSRMKSFTMRDVKEASPMYSREAILNFFINLPVESLSLKDRLIHMTCPQTQSRLLHLDFSYCALPDSIFSRVENQQIIECETFINVRSLNLVGNNLKSLNAISERLKHMTSLIDLDLSLNSLIHDGLERCFWPPNITNMTLSSNGLTGSVFQCLPEGTQILDLQNNQISVIPSSINQLSNLTSLNLNLNRLRDLPGCNSFPFISTLLLKSNSLHAPTVSKLESCPKLKNLDASLNPFTCTCSLRSFISLGIKSEQRSQTGIELLGWPLDYICTYPEVVRDSTLKEISIPEVSCNTGLLAATILCPAVLLIIGVLTLCHYLDVPWYIGMIWKWTKAKHRARRRQVRPEDLEGVEFHAFVSFSQHDAGWVYNSLLPNLEGSSGLRICHHEKHFVPGKTIVENIITCVEKSRRSLFVLSAHFVKSEWCHYELYFASHQRLAQGSESVVLVLLEPLPHYLIPSKYAQLKSMMGLHTYLEWPQDKAKHRLFWANLRAALQADLPNAPAPELEE from the coding sequence ATGAAGCCTGTGATTGCTGTCTTCTGGACGGCAGCCATGCTAGTGGGACTCCAGCAGGGTGTTTCATCCTCTGACAGCGCTGTGGACCTCTCCAACAGAAACCTCAACTCAGTCTCACAGGATCTGCCATCGACCGTTGAGTATTTAGACCTTTCAAACAACCACATACAGCAGCTTCACAGAGGAGACTTCACACAAACCTCCCTCCTAAGATCTCTCAACATGTCCTTGAATCGTTTGGAGGAGATCGATCAAGAGACATTCCTAGACACACCACTGCTGGAGGTGCTGGACCTGTCACACAACAGCCTGTCATGTCAGCACTACCTGCTCCACACCAAGAACCTCCAAGTCCTTAATTTGACCTCCAACCAGTTTCTCACAATGACACTTGGGCATGAGTTCAGCTCCTTGGTAAATCTGGAGAGATTAGCGCTTGAAGCCAAAAACATCTGCAGGGATGATTTCAGGAACATGGCTGCAGTGAACCTACAGACTCTGGCTCTTTCTCTGGAGGATAATGTGGGTTATGAAGCAGAAAGCCTGAAGTACGTTCATGCTAAAAAGCTCCAGATCATCTTCTCACAAGGTCGTTCGATAAACCAGGGTTTGTTATCTGATGCTTTGTCATTCTTTGTAGAAGTGGAGTTGGTGAATTTGCGTGATGGCTATGCAGATATAAGAAGTGTGTTGACGAATACAGTTGATATCCACACATCTCATCTGTCTGTCACCAAATTTGTAATCTCCTGGAAAGACATCACTGATACTGTAAATGTGCTTCTGTCCTCATCTATTGCTCATTTTAGTGTGTCTGGGGTAACCTTATTTAATTTACCTCAAGATGACACATATGTGATCGAAACGTCTCGAATGAAGTCCTTTACAATGAGAGATGTGAAGGAGGCATCTCCCATGTATTCAAGGGAGGCtatattaaactttttcattAACCTACCGGTTGAGAGTCTATCACTCAAGGATAGATTAATACACATGACGTGTCCTCAGACACAAAGTCGTCTCCTCCACTTGGACTTCTCCTATTGTGCTCTGCCTGACTCCATCTTCTCCAGAGTGGAGAATCAACAAATAATCGAATGTGAGACTTTCATAAATGTTAGGTCACTCAATCTTGTGGGAAACAATCTCAAGAGCCTTAATGCCATCAGCGAACGTTTGAAACACATGACATCCCTGATAGATCTGGATCTCAGCCTTAACTCACTGATTCATGATGGCTTGGAGAGATGTTTCTGGCCACCTAACATCACCAACATGACTCTATCTTCAAATGGGCTTACGGGCTCTGTTTTTCAGTGCCTACCAGAGGGAACACAGATACTGGATCTCCAGAACAACCAGATTTCTGTGAtaccatcatccatcaatcaacTATCAAACCTTACATCTCTGAATCTGAACCTTAACAGGTTGCGGGACCTGCCAGGATGCAATAGTTTCCCCTTCATCAGTACTCTTCTACTCAAGTCAAATTCTCTCCATGCCCCAACAGTGAGCAAGCTGGAGAGCTGCCCAAAACTGAAAAACCTGGATGCCAGTTTGAACCCGTTCACCTGCACCTGTAGTCTGAGGAGTTTCATAAGTCTGGGCATCAAGTCAGAACAGAGGAGTCAAACAGGAATTGAATTGTTGGGCTGGCCATTGGACTACATCTGCACCTATCCAGAGGTGGTTAGAGACTCCACTTTAAAAGAGATCTCAATCCCAGAGGTCTCCTGTAACACTGGCCTTCTCGCTGCCACCATCCTGTGCCCAGCAGTGTTGTTGATTATTGGAGTTCTGACCCTCTGCCATTATCTGGATGTTCCCTGGTACATAGGCATGATCTGGAAGTGGACCAAAGCCAAACATCGGGCCAGGAGGAGGCAAGTCCGTCCTGAAGATCTGGAGGGTGTCGAGTTTCACGCTTTTGTGTCCTTCAGTCAGCATGACGCCGGCTGGGTGTACAACTCTCTTCTCCCCAACCTCGAAGGTTCTAGCGGACTCCGAATCTGCCATCATGAGAAACACTTTGTGCCTGGAAAGACAATCGTTGAGAACATCATCACCTGCGTGGAGAAAAGCAGACGCTCCTTGTTTGTGCTCTCCGCCCACTTTGTAAAGAGCGAGTGGTGCCATTACGAGCTGTACTTCGCCAGCCACCAGCGCCTTGCTCAGGGATCAGAAAGCGTGGTGCTGGTACTACTTGAGCCGCTGCCTCATTACCTGATCCCGTCAAAGTACGCCCAGCTGAAGTCCATGATGGGGCTGCACACGTACCTGGAGTGGCCTCAGGATAAAGCCAAGCACAGGCTGTTCTGGGCCAATCTCAGGGCTGCTCTACAGGCAGACCTGCCAAACGCACCAGCCCCAGAACTAGAGGAATAA